The stretch of DNA TTTCTGAAACTTGACAGGTAGAATTTGAAAAAAGGTTTAATTTGTTCTGTTAATCATGGATAATGTGTCTGTCATCAgagtgttctctctctctgggatAAACGAGACGATGAATTACAGAATTGCTATCTTTTCACTCACTTTGCTGTATTACtttgtgattttgtttgtcAATATTGCTCTCATCTTGATCATTATTTTAGATGAAAACCTGCATGAACCTATGTACGTTTTATTGTGCAGTTTTTGCTTTAATGGACTTTATGGGACTGCAGGTTTCTACCCCAAGTTCCTCTTCGATCTGCTGTCGTCTTCTCATGTAATCTCATATGAAGCATGTCTCCTACAGGCTTTTGTCATGTACTCTTTCGCTTGCTGTGAGATGTCCACTCTAGCCGTCATGGCGTACGACAGATATCTGGCTATATGTCGACCGCTGCACTACCACTCTTTCATGACTAGGAGGAGGGTCTGTCAGATGGTGTGTTTCTCCTGGATAACACCCTTCTGCATGTTTTCTATCAGTATTATACTAACGTCCACGCTGAAGTTATGTGGCGCAAAAATTCAGAAACTCTTTTGTGTGAACTGGATCATTTTTCAACTTGCCTGCCCTGACAATGACACTCTCGCGAGTAGTATTATCTCACACGCAACAACGTTTATTTACGTGTCTCACGGGTTTTTCATAGTTTGGACTTACATGCATCTCGTCATGAAGTCTGTGAGGTCCAAAGACGACAGAGTGAAGTTTATGCAGACGTGTGTGCCTCACCTGACCTCTTTAGTCACTTTCCTTATTGTGATAGTTTTTGATTTGATGTACATGCGATTCGGCTCCACAGATTTGCCTCAGAGTCTGCAAAACTTAATCGCTATAGAATTTCTGCTCATCCCTCCTGTCATGAATCCTCTGATTTATGGAtttaaactgacaaaaataCGACACAGGATTTTAGGTTTAGTTTCTGTTGACAGAAAATGACCTCTTTCATATTCCATATTCAAATTTCAGCTCTTAAGTTTGGTTtaattttcttcatttatttgacATGAAGCCCCAAATGAACTGCACTTATTGcttgtttaataaaatgttaatttacaACACATGTCCACAAGAGGTTTTGTAAACGTTAAATCTAGAAAGGAGAATGAAATACAGTTACAAATACAGTGACAAGGAAAAATACAATAGaggtataaaaataaatgtctgcTTTTGTCTTAGGTGCGAGAGCAGTGATGTTTCTCACACCTCtgttaaaaacattaaaggtTTGCTCATGAACAGAGAAAGCTGATTGTCAAATGAGGTTTGGCCAGTGCAATGTGACAGTCACCATTTGATAAATGcatattatttattcatactcttatttgtttgtttattcataaAGAACTGTGCAGATGAACATCGTttcatagtaaaaaaaaaaaaaaaagtaacgcaACAGATGTGAATTGTGCTGCTTGTTCCTCGTTAGACCATTAAATTCATCGTGACGAAGAGTGAAAcaatgtatttgatttccagTATGCTTTTATTCTCTTCAACATGTATGAGGACTGCAGGCTTCAATTTGCCTTTTGACAAAGTGTTGaacttttcagtgtttttgttagTAAATGAAACATAGACAAATATAagcatattgtttttttctgctcttaCTTAAGCGTTACGTCATACATGTATTTACCCCGTTAAAGATCCAAAATAGAAACCCGTCTTCAAAATTTAACTCTTCAATGAGAGCTATTTTTTGGGCCTCAGTGTAAATATAAAATCATGGAATATTTGAGTTTTGACCGCATGACATAGAACTGTCCTGACACAAGCTGTTTACTGAGACCTGACAAATATTCTCCAGAGCCATAAATTGTTTTCACTGTCAATAGTAAATACATGAGTGGTGAACTGATGTTGCTGTGTAAAATGAGTGGAGACGTGTTAATATTAATTTGTGCACATTTTACAAGCAACTAAAGCgacattttaaaggtttttagAATAAACACAGGACACCCACACGGatgttttaattgtttatttatcggACCAAACCTCTTCACAGACCCTTGCTTGATTGAAAAGTAAGTATTAGCTAGAAATCACTGTAGTATCAGTTAAATTGGCAATGGCAGGGACCAACTATCAATCTGAATCCACTGCGGTTGTTCAAAGTGTGAGGCTCCGTCATCATCACCCCTGTACTGATCACTCAGGAAGATCAACTGGCACCATCTTCTGGCGGTTTAAGGAAATGCAGTTGATTCTTTCAGTCTGACCAGAAGCATGGATAGCATAAAACTCCTCATACTGAAATTTACTCCAGCACCATCTCAGTCATGCATTTATTTTCAGCAAGTTAGACTGTTGTGATGGCGTCTACGtttctcaaattaaaaaaaaaaaaacattagacaGCCGCAGCTCGTCCCCACTGACTCCAAGAAAGTGGAGTACATACACCAATCCTTAAATGGCTGCACTGGCTTCTGGAGTGTTAAAGAATAGAATTTAAAATCATAATGCTTGTCTGTAAAGCTCTGAATGATCTCAAGCCTTACTTTATCTCTAGGTGATCAAGGACTAGTTTACTCAGTGTTACCAAGATCAAAACCAAGCAAAGGGAAGAAGCTTTTAGTCTTGTGCTCCTCTCCTGTGACAAAAGCTTCCTGAACACCTTCGGTCTGCTAAAAAACATTATTAGAAAATAAAGATCACGGCCCTAAAATGTTTCTGATTATTATGGCTTTTGAGTAATTAGATTCataactttatttgtaaagGTTAGACAGCTGGACAGACAGCTCAGCCACCTGAAGCTCTGATACAGTCCACAAAGTGCAAATGCTCCTCAGAAAACTGTGCATGGTGGTCATAGACAGTCTTCCCTAAGCTTTATCAAGGCGTCCTCTTGTAATCAAAGAAATGTCCATGATCTGTCTGAAAACATCTCAAGTCTTACTCGCCGTTAGTGTTTGACTTCATTAAACTCTACTAGGACGTGTCTCCTTGGACCAGTAAACTGCCCAGCAGAGCTCCAGCGAGAGCCCCAGCTGCAGCTCCCAGCACAGTGCCCACAGCCCtcagacgtgacggagacgagTCAGCCTCCAGAAGGCTCACTTGACTTGCAGCCTCTCTCTATGGacacagaatcagaatcaatatatcaatataccagcttatgtatgtatatatatatatataaatatatatatatatatatatatatatatatatatatacctaaCTGGCGAGATAATAAGCTATCAGCTTATTATCTCGCCAGTTAGTTAAAAGTAATGTTGATTAAATCACATTTCAGATGTCTTTAAAGATGTTCACAGACCTTGCATCTCATCGAGCCTTAGATAAGGAGTTCCATAGTTGTATATAGCTTAAAAAAAGGCTGAGAagcttattttctttttgggtGATAGTTTGTATTACAAAAACTGGCAGCAGAACCAGaagaaacataaaaagacaaagaattGGTAACATAGGCGGTCCCGAgccattaaaggggcactacgtagttttggagaagaaattaaaactcagaatgaTATCTACAaaattaatgaggtaatgatacaaattcAAATCTTTTTCAAAAActgttcttagaggaaaatTAGGTCGCCAGAACACCGTTTGAAGATAGAAAGATGGCAGGGCCCACCGAAATTTAACAAGGTAAAATGGTTTGTCATCAGTGATTACATTTTCCCCCCACAAAGCTAcattgtgcacctttaaatgcctTGTTAATAATTAATAGGACTTTAAATTCAGTCCTAAAAGATATTGGCTGCTGGTGCAGGACAGCTTAACTGGGGTGATATGTGCTCTCTCTCTTGGCCTGGCAGCAGCATTCTGAATTAATTTAAGTTTGGTTCAATAGATCAATAGACAGATAGACTGGTGAAGAGAGCGTTCGGATCCAGACACACCAAACAGACATCAGAGAATCAGCAGCAAGGAAAGCTGACAATGGTGTCGCCTTCCGTTGCCTGTGTCTCgagccaaaaagctgcacttgaacacattGCAAAtatcacagctgacagccaaCTGGCGCCTTCCTACCACCGGGTGGTGGTGGTTTGTGTTCATCATTCAAAAAAGGGAAACCGATGTTACGATTAAGCAGTGTTTAACTGTTATTTTCCTCCACTCTCGCTAATATTAGCCACGTCAAATCAAGAATATGTGGGATAAAAAGTTGCAATAGGTAAAAAATTAAGGAGAATCTGCACCAAATGGGTGACTTTAGTCTGTTCTTGGTcttggattttgtgaaataaatgtcTAAGTAAATGCGACTTATTGTCAGGTGCGACTTACGtatgttttcttcctcttcatgacacattttttgacTGATGCGACTTAAAGTTATAGTTATAGTCTGGAAAATTC from Sparus aurata chromosome 9, fSpaAur1.1, whole genome shotgun sequence encodes:
- the LOC115588568 gene encoding olfactory receptor 4Q2-like, producing MDNVSVIRVFSLSGINETMNYRIAIFSLTLLYYFVILFVNIALILIIILDENLHEPMYVLLCSFCFNGLYGTAGFYPKFLFDLLSSSHVISYEACLLQAFVMYSFACCEMSTLAVMAYDRYLAICRPLHYHSFMTRRRVCQMVCFSWITPFCMFSISIILTSTLKLCGAKIQKLFCVNWIIFQLACPDNDTLASSIISHATTFIYVSHGFFIVWTYMHLVMKSVRSKDDRVKFMQTCVPHLTSLVTFLIVIVFDLMYMRFGSTDLPQSLQNLIAIEFLLIPPVMNPLIYGFKLTKIRHRILGLVSVDRK